CTCACTTCCGTTTCTAATATCGAAAGGCTAACAAAATGGCTCGTAAGACCCCTATCAGCCTGTATCGCAATATCGGTATTTCTGCCCATATTGACGCGGGTAAAACAACCACAACAGAACGTATTTTGTTCTATACAGGTTTGACTCATAAATTGGGTGAAGTGCATGACGGTGCGGCTACTACCGACTACATGGAACAAGAGCAAGAGCGTGGTATTACCATTACTTCTGCTGCTGTGACTTCTTATTGGTCCGGTATGGCGAAACAGTTCCCTGAGCACCGTTTCAACATCATCGACACCCCGGGACACGTTGACTTTACTGTAGAGGTAGAGCGTTCTATGCGTGTATTGGACGGCGCGGTAATGGTTTACTGTGCAGTAGGCGGTGTTCAACCTCAATCTGAAACCGTATGGCGTCAAGCTAACAAATACCAAGTACCTCGCTTGGCATTTGTAAACAAAATGGACCGTCAAGGTGCCAACTTCTTCCGCGTTGTTGAGCAAATGAAAACCCGTTTGCGCGCGAACCCTGTACCTATCGTGATTCCGGTTGGTGCGGAAGATAGCTTCAGCGGTGTTGTTGACTTGTTGAAAATGAAATCCATTATTTGGAATGAAGCCGATAAAGGTACAACCTTTACCTATGGCGATATTCCTGCTGAATTGGTTGAGACTGCCGAAGAATGGCGTCAAAACATGATTGAAGCCGCAGCAGAAGCCAGCGAAGAATTGATGGATAAATACTTGGGCGGTGATGAGCTGACTGAGGAAGAAATCGTAGGCGCATTGCGTCAACGTACTTTGGCTGGTGAAATTCAACCAATGTTGTGCGGTTCAGCATTTAAAAACAAAGGTGTTCAACGTATGTTGGATGCAGTTGTAGAATTGCTGCCTGCTCCTACCGACATTCCTCCAGTTCAAGGTGTTAACCCTAACACTGAAGAAGCCGACAGCCGTGAAGCCAGCGATGAAGAGAAATTCTCTGCATTGGCGTTCAAAATGTTGAATGATAAATACGTTGGTCAATTGACATTTATCCGCGTTTACTCTGGTGTGGTGAAATCCGGTGATACCGTATTGAACTCTGTAAAAGGTACTCGCGAACGTATCGGTCGCTTGGTGCAAATGACTGCTGCAGACCGTACTGAAATTGAAGAAGTACGCGCTGGCGACATCGCAGCCGCTATCGGTCTGAAAGACGTTACTACTGGTGAGACCTTGTGTGCAGAAAGCGCACCTATCATCTTGGAACGCATGGAATTCCCTGAGCCGGTAATCCATATTGCTGTTGAGCCGAAAACCAAAGCCGACCAAGAGAAAATGGGTATCGCCCTGAACCGTCTGGCGAAAGAAGACCCTTCTTTCCGCGTTCGTACAGACGAAGAATCCGGTCAAACCATTATTTCCGGTATGGGTGAGTTGCACTTGGAAATTATTGTTGACCGTATGAAACGCGAATTCGGCGTGGAAGCAAACATTGGTGCGCCTCAAGTGGCTTACCGTGAAACCATCCGCAAAGAAGTTGAAGCTGAATACAAACATGCCAAACAATCTGGTGGTAAAGGTCAATACGGTCACGTTGTGATCAAAATGGAACCTATGGAACCGGGTGGTGCAGGTTACGAATTTATCGACGAAATTAAAGGTGGTGTGATTCCTCGCGAATTCATTCCGTCTGTTGATAAAGGTATCCGCGATACCCTGCCTAATGGTATCGTTGCGGGCTACCCAGTAGTTGACGTACGCGTACGTTTGATTTTCGGTTCTTCACACGACGTCGACTCCTCTCAACTGGCCTTCGAATTGGCTGCTTCCCAAGCCTTCAAAGAAGGTATGCGTAAAGCCAATCCAGCTCTGTTGGAACCAATCATGGCAGTTGAAGTGGAAACCCCTGAAGAATACATGGGTGACGTAATGGGCGACTTGAACCGTCGCCGCGGCGTCGTATTGGGTATGGATGATGACGGTATCGGCGGTAAAAAAGTCCGTGCCGAAGTGCCTCTGGCAGAAATGTTCGGTTATTCTACCGACCTGCGTTCTGCAACCCAAGGTCGCGCTACTTACTCTATGG
The sequence above is a segment of the Neisseria perflava genome. Coding sequences within it:
- the fusA gene encoding elongation factor G, whose amino-acid sequence is MARKTPISLYRNIGISAHIDAGKTTTTERILFYTGLTHKLGEVHDGAATTDYMEQEQERGITITSAAVTSYWSGMAKQFPEHRFNIIDTPGHVDFTVEVERSMRVLDGAVMVYCAVGGVQPQSETVWRQANKYQVPRLAFVNKMDRQGANFFRVVEQMKTRLRANPVPIVIPVGAEDSFSGVVDLLKMKSIIWNEADKGTTFTYGDIPAELVETAEEWRQNMIEAAAEASEELMDKYLGGDELTEEEIVGALRQRTLAGEIQPMLCGSAFKNKGVQRMLDAVVELLPAPTDIPPVQGVNPNTEEADSREASDEEKFSALAFKMLNDKYVGQLTFIRVYSGVVKSGDTVLNSVKGTRERIGRLVQMTAADRTEIEEVRAGDIAAAIGLKDVTTGETLCAESAPIILERMEFPEPVIHIAVEPKTKADQEKMGIALNRLAKEDPSFRVRTDEESGQTIISGMGELHLEIIVDRMKREFGVEANIGAPQVAYRETIRKEVEAEYKHAKQSGGKGQYGHVVIKMEPMEPGGAGYEFIDEIKGGVIPREFIPSVDKGIRDTLPNGIVAGYPVVDVRVRLIFGSSHDVDSSQLAFELAASQAFKEGMRKANPALLEPIMAVEVETPEEYMGDVMGDLNRRRGVVLGMDDDGIGGKKVRAEVPLAEMFGYSTDLRSATQGRATYSMEFKKYSEAPAHIAAAVTEARKG